A DNA window from Carnobacterium funditum DSM 5970 contains the following coding sequences:
- a CDS encoding PilW family protein, with protein sequence MLKWKRGCHLKQQKRSNINLKSESGMTLIELLASIALLSVVLALAGAVHMFGQKQYMTQSYSANQSNDYAYTLSVISREIRKNSYDSITVSENDDALFIDKVETFSKKGSKLLKNNTQILAEDVESFMVSSDPETESIEIVLKSMSEKNNQSKEYQTTIYLRE encoded by the coding sequence ATGCTCAAATGGAAACGCGGCTGTCATTTGAAACAGCAAAAGAGATCAAATATTAATTTAAAAAGCGAATCAGGGATGACACTCATAGAACTATTGGCTAGTATTGCTTTACTTTCAGTGGTACTTGCATTAGCGGGAGCAGTACATATGTTTGGCCAAAAACAGTATATGACTCAATCTTATTCTGCTAACCAGTCAAATGATTATGCTTATACACTTTCTGTCATCTCCAGAGAAATTCGCAAAAATTCCTATGATTCCATAACCGTGTCAGAAAATGATGACGCGCTTTTTATTGACAAGGTGGAAACTTTTAGTAAAAAAGGATCAAAACTTTTAAAAAATAATACGCAGATTCTAGCAGAAGATGTGGAGAGTTTTATGGTTTCTTCAGATCCTGAAACGGAAAGCATAGAGATAGTATTAAAAAGTATGTCAGAAAAAAATAATCAATCTAAAGAATACCAAACGACGATTTATTTAAGAGAGTGA
- a CDS encoding prepilin peptidase, which produces MNTIVTVIFFIYGLVFGSFFNVVGLRVPNGTLFAQTRSYCDTCQRTLTWKELIPVWSFLRQRGRCRQCKEKISLLYPIMELTTGLLAAFTYYRYGFSEQTLLGILLIALIIPLTVSDIAYRKIPNKMLLFFTPLFVVLRLFNPQPSFWASLLGTVLAFSLVFVIILLSNGGMGAGDLKYFTLLGFIFGPALFLLLFFLATLYGAIMGMILMRLKKGNRKMTIPFGPYIGLAALTVFYFGETILQWYLSFLS; this is translated from the coding sequence ATGAACACAATCGTAACGGTTATCTTTTTCATTTATGGTTTAGTATTTGGTTCATTTTTTAATGTAGTAGGGTTACGAGTGCCAAATGGGACGTTGTTTGCTCAAACGCGATCTTATTGTGACACATGCCAGCGGACTTTGACTTGGAAAGAATTGATTCCAGTCTGGTCTTTTTTGCGCCAAAGAGGTCGATGCCGGCAATGCAAAGAAAAAATTTCTTTGTTGTACCCGATTATGGAGCTAACGACGGGACTATTAGCAGCGTTTACTTATTATCGTTATGGTTTTAGTGAACAAACGCTGCTAGGTATCTTATTAATTGCACTCATCATTCCACTTACGGTATCCGATATCGCTTATCGAAAAATACCAAATAAGATGCTGTTATTTTTCACTCCTTTGTTTGTAGTGCTACGCTTGTTTAATCCACAGCCTTCTTTTTGGGCATCTTTATTAGGAACAGTGCTGGCATTTAGTTTGGTATTCGTGATTATTCTCTTATCTAATGGCGGGATGGGCGCTGGGGATTTGAAATACTTTACTTTATTGGGCTTTATTTTCGGACCCGCTCTTTTTTTGTTGCTCTTTTTTTTAGCGACGCTTTACGGAGCCATTATGGGTATGATTTTAATGAGGTTAAAAAAGGGTAATCGAAAAATGACCATTCCATTTGGACCGTACATCGGTCTAGCTGCACTAACTGTTTTTTATTTCGGAGAAACGATCCTACAGTGGTATTTATCCTTTCTTAGTTAA
- a CDS encoding DUF2922 domain-containing protein, with product MAKSLELRFNTSLGKAKTMSVKDPILNLTPENAKLAMEDISALKLFQSEGVDSFATVVGARYTERVVEDIFEVE from the coding sequence ATGGCAAAATCACTAGAATTAAGATTCAATACAAGTTTAGGGAAAGCAAAAACAATGAGTGTGAAAGACCCAATTCTTAACCTAACACCCGAAAATGCTAAGTTGGCTATGGAAGACATCAGCGCTTTGAAACTGTTCCAAAGTGAAGGAGTCGACTCGTTTGCAACAGTCGTCGGCGCCCGCTACACTGAGCGAGTAGTAGAAGACATCTTTGAAGTAGAATAA
- a CDS encoding PilX N-terminal domain-containing pilus assembly protein, translated as MGIKQLREEEKGSGLVLTLMVLLVLSVLGIAIGTLTIGSYRLSDATRDDTSAYYVAEAGAVAAYEQIQREVLSAYKNNETEGAFYNQVSTILSSKNGQSSIKFDQQLGSEPTATIRTEKEDSQNYNIQSTGEIDGKERTVMKKVTVNWVNKSTGGGGMPKLPENAALLTQGGMELRNGTLVGDLHTNSVLKDSVKISGGKNSKGDTLYYPSSTTAENLINREYDWKWIKNYVAREKNIDFKVYENLLKQVKVPTDNTIDFKKLPDKIIKKNENEQYKVQDNGNLFLNNYLLNTYKLEVYDNISFNKIIVESGKKLTIDPMGGNHTILVNDLSISSGDIDIVGKGTITFLVNNLSISSGSLNVVEEGKITFLVNNLIFTSSNLDIIGEGIIRLVVANTINFNQNSYINASGISKQFLLIFTGPNPNFTNINKMNANVISIGNEKPVDLNNTTINGVFLTDNKEIILSGGNWNRPSNVILIAPKSAVTLTGSYLMNGTVIAEKFKMLGDAKLTYTKIVTTGFPFGSSVTVTAPSSEDIITSGTIIED; from the coding sequence ATGGGAATCAAGCAACTCCGAGAGGAAGAAAAAGGCAGTGGTTTAGTTTTAACATTAATGGTGCTTTTGGTGTTGTCTGTCTTAGGTATTGCCATTGGAACTCTTACGATCGGTAGTTATCGATTGAGTGATGCTACTCGTGATGATACATCCGCTTATTATGTGGCAGAAGCTGGAGCCGTTGCCGCTTATGAACAGATTCAGAGAGAAGTATTAAGTGCTTATAAAAACAATGAAACAGAAGGTGCTTTTTATAATCAGGTATCAACTATCCTTAGCTCAAAAAATGGTCAGTCGAGTATAAAATTTGATCAGCAATTAGGCAGCGAACCTACTGCAACAATCCGGACTGAAAAGGAAGACTCACAAAACTATAACATTCAGTCTACCGGAGAAATAGACGGAAAAGAGCGGACCGTTATGAAAAAAGTCACGGTGAATTGGGTTAATAAAAGTACTGGTGGGGGAGGAATGCCAAAACTTCCTGAAAATGCAGCTTTGTTAACGCAAGGTGGCATGGAATTGAGAAACGGTACTTTGGTAGGGGATTTACATACCAATTCAGTATTAAAGGATTCCGTCAAAATTTCAGGAGGTAAGAATTCTAAAGGGGATACTTTGTATTATCCTAGTAGTACGACTGCTGAAAACTTAATCAATAGAGAATACGATTGGAAGTGGATTAAAAATTATGTAGCTAGAGAAAAAAATATTGATTTTAAAGTTTATGAAAACTTGTTGAAACAAGTTAAAGTACCCACTGATAATACGATAGACTTTAAAAAATTACCGGATAAAATAATTAAAAAAAATGAGAATGAACAGTATAAGGTTCAAGATAATGGGAATTTGTTTCTAAACAATTATTTACTTAATACCTATAAGCTTGAGGTTTATGACAATATTTCTTTTAATAAGATAATAGTTGAGTCTGGAAAAAAGTTAACTATTGACCCTATGGGAGGAAACCACACGATTTTAGTGAACGATTTATCAATTAGTTCAGGTGATATTGATATTGTTGGAAAAGGGACAATCACATTTTTAGTGAACAATTTATCAATTAGTTCAGGGAGTCTTAATGTTGTAGAAGAAGGCAAAATTACATTTTTAGTGAATAATTTAATATTTACTTCAAGTAATCTCGATATTATTGGTGAAGGAATAATTAGATTGGTTGTAGCAAATACAATCAATTTTAATCAGAATTCATACATCAATGCCTCTGGAATAAGCAAACAATTCTTATTGATATTTACAGGTCCTAATCCAAATTTTACGAATATTAACAAGATGAACGCTAATGTGATATCCATCGGAAATGAGAAACCAGTAGATCTCAATAATACCACTATAAATGGCGTATTTCTGACGGATAACAAAGAAATTATTTTGTCAGGTGGCAACTGGAATAGACCTTCCAACGTAATACTTATTGCACCAAAATCAGCTGTCACTTTAACTGGAAGTTATCTTATGAACGGTACGGTTATTGCAGAAAAATTCAAAATGCTTGGTGATGCAAAACTAACTTATACAAAAATTGTCACGACCGGTTTCCCATTCGGCTCATCAGTTACTGTTACTGCTCCATCATCGGAAGACATTATAACCTCAGGAACAATCATTGAAGATTAG
- a CDS encoding VanZ family protein — MPNKPIKQLISWSAVIVMMATIFYLSSQPASQSFNLSQDMIYVTIQVVKVSQLLMVVVLAYAAIKLLKHKQIKIGLKELILLIVVLILLYSVSGILLRYFAPVDLHHFVRKNAHFFIYLVLGFLSKTALKSNGYTGWKSSIMAVTGCVLYALSDELHQTIVPGRGGMLSDVVIDSAGASIGIVAQSLWNKIKKVVDHKKLVQT; from the coding sequence ATGCCGAATAAACCAATCAAACAACTAATTTCGTGGTCAGCCGTTATAGTGATGATGGCAACCATCTTTTACCTGTCTTCACAACCAGCTAGCCAGTCTTTTAACTTGAGCCAGGATATGATTTATGTGACCATCCAAGTCGTTAAAGTTTCTCAACTACTGATGGTTGTCGTATTAGCCTATGCAGCGATAAAACTACTGAAGCACAAACAGATAAAAATTGGTTTAAAAGAGTTGATTCTCCTTATAGTGGTCCTCATCTTACTCTACAGTGTATCAGGCATCTTGCTTCGTTATTTCGCTCCGGTTGATTTGCATCATTTTGTTCGAAAAAATGCTCATTTCTTTATTTACTTGGTTTTAGGATTTTTGAGTAAAACGGCCTTAAAAAGCAACGGATACACGGGTTGGAAATCTTCTATTATGGCTGTTACCGGGTGTGTTTTATATGCTCTTTCCGATGAATTGCACCAGACAATTGTTCCTGGTAGAGGTGGGATGTTAAGTGACGTTGTTATTGATAGTGCTGGAGCGAGCATCGGAATTGTTGCCCAGAGTCTTTGGAACAAAATAAAAAAAGTTGTAGACCATAAAAAACTAGTCCAGACTTAA
- a CDS encoding type II secretion system F family protein: MAVFAYKAKTKDGKLMKGKIESISKKEALSKLGHMDLVVFEVDKLNAVLNKDITLRTSLKSKDFIIFLRQFSSLMSAGILLVDALDLLAAQSTSLSLKEALDELAEEIREGVALSEAMAKKPRMFPDLLVHMIHSAEVSGRLEEVLQEMADYYEKQYRIKQKLSTAMTYPLVVGVLAFFITVFLLVFIVPIFADMFASMGSELPMITQVVLKLSGFFQHYWWLIILLVGLLAGVVLQLLKKDQVAYLFDVVQLKIPILGTFVQKTLLARMTQTLSSLISSSVPILQAIEITSQVVGNRVVENVLLQAQKDVEQGESLAKPMVGHWFFPPLIIQMIQVGESSGELDEMLKKVSEIYDQEVQESSDKLQVLIEPIMIIFLSVIVGVIVLSIVVPMFSMFETFG, translated from the coding sequence ATGGCCGTTTTTGCTTATAAAGCCAAAACAAAAGATGGAAAACTCATGAAAGGGAAAATAGAAAGTATCAGTAAAAAAGAAGCACTCAGTAAACTGGGACACATGGATCTGGTTGTTTTTGAAGTAGATAAGTTGAATGCCGTATTAAATAAGGATATCACCTTGCGCACTTCTTTAAAATCAAAGGATTTCATTATCTTTTTGAGACAGTTTTCTTCTCTGATGAGTGCAGGAATTTTGTTGGTGGATGCGTTAGACCTTCTCGCTGCTCAATCGACGAGTTTGTCGCTAAAAGAGGCACTGGACGAGTTAGCGGAAGAAATAAGGGAAGGGGTTGCTTTGTCGGAAGCAATGGCAAAAAAGCCGAGAATGTTTCCTGATTTATTGGTACATATGATTCATTCAGCTGAAGTTAGCGGACGCTTAGAAGAAGTTCTGCAAGAAATGGCTGACTATTATGAAAAACAGTACCGAATCAAGCAAAAACTCTCAACTGCGATGACTTATCCGCTAGTTGTAGGAGTGTTAGCATTCTTTATCACCGTTTTCTTGTTGGTATTTATCGTGCCGATATTTGCCGACATGTTTGCTTCTATGGGAAGTGAGTTGCCTATGATTACGCAAGTTGTTTTAAAGTTAAGTGGTTTTTTCCAACATTACTGGTGGCTGATCATCTTACTAGTCGGTCTCTTAGCTGGCGTTGTTCTTCAGCTTTTGAAAAAAGACCAAGTCGCTTACCTATTTGATGTGGTGCAATTAAAGATTCCTATTCTAGGAACCTTTGTACAAAAAACCTTGCTAGCGCGAATGACACAAACGCTGAGTTCTTTAATTAGTAGTTCGGTCCCCATTCTCCAAGCCATTGAAATCACGAGCCAAGTTGTGGGCAATCGAGTCGTCGAGAATGTCCTATTGCAAGCACAAAAAGATGTTGAACAAGGCGAATCATTAGCGAAGCCGATGGTGGGTCATTGGTTTTTTCCACCACTCATTATTCAAATGATTCAAGTTGGAGAATCAAGTGGTGAGTTGGATGAGATGCTAAAGAAAGTTTCAGAAATCTACGATCAAGAAGTACAAGAATCATCCGATAAACTACAAGTATTGATTGAACCGATTATGATCATCTTCCTTTCGGTTATTGTGGGTGTAATCGTTCTCTCGATTGTTGTACCCATGTTTAGTATGTTTGAAACTTTTGGCTAA
- a CDS encoding aminopeptidase C: MTINTDLLTQFKTRFEGNRENQVIKGAIAKVGINIASLDNDLLRRHPFSFSQETKRGEMTNQQSSGRCWMFAALNTARVGTMERLNMETFEFSQNYTLFWDKLEKANYFLDSILDTVEEAQNSRIIAHLLMDPVQDGGQWDMFSGILEKYGAVPKSVMPETFHSSHTAILNKILTAKLREFASVLREGHRNGETTEELTAKKDDMLYFIYNVLVKALGEVPEKFTYDYRDKDNEFHRIANSTPQEFFKTYVGWDLTSLVSLLNAPTEDKPYGKAYTVKYLGTVKEGQPIRYINTPIDVLKDAAIASIKAGEPVWFGCDVGQMSEREAGIMDENTYQYDLTLGEGLKMTKAQRLDYGESLLTHAMVLVGVNLDNDGKPLTWKVENSWGDKPGRKGVFSMSDKWFDEFTYQVAVDKKYVAEKWLKALDEPVIELEPWDPMGSLAMVK; encoded by the coding sequence TTGACAATCAATACAGACCTATTAACGCAATTTAAAACTCGATTTGAAGGAAATCGTGAAAACCAAGTAATTAAAGGAGCGATTGCTAAAGTTGGAATCAACATAGCTTCTTTAGACAATGACTTGCTTAGACGCCATCCTTTTTCTTTTTCACAAGAAACAAAACGTGGTGAGATGACCAACCAACAATCAAGTGGTCGCTGCTGGATGTTTGCAGCCTTAAATACCGCGCGTGTTGGAACAATGGAACGCTTAAATATGGAAACCTTTGAGTTTTCGCAAAACTATACCTTATTTTGGGATAAGTTAGAAAAAGCCAATTATTTCTTAGATAGTATTTTAGATACAGTAGAGGAAGCTCAAAATTCAAGGATTATTGCTCATTTATTGATGGATCCAGTTCAAGATGGCGGACAATGGGATATGTTCTCAGGTATTTTAGAAAAATACGGTGCAGTACCTAAATCAGTGATGCCAGAAACGTTCCATTCTTCTCATACAGCTATTTTAAATAAAATCTTAACCGCAAAATTACGTGAATTTGCGAGTGTCTTACGTGAAGGCCATAGAAATGGTGAAACAACAGAAGAACTGACAGCTAAAAAAGATGATATGCTGTACTTTATTTACAATGTATTGGTAAAAGCGCTCGGAGAAGTTCCTGAAAAATTTACTTATGATTACCGCGATAAAGACAATGAATTTCATCGTATCGCGAATAGCACACCACAAGAATTCTTTAAAACATACGTTGGTTGGGACTTAACGAGTTTAGTTAGCCTATTGAATGCTCCAACTGAAGATAAACCTTATGGCAAAGCGTATACGGTTAAATACTTGGGAACCGTTAAAGAAGGCCAACCGATTCGCTACATCAATACACCGATTGACGTCTTAAAAGATGCAGCAATCGCTTCTATCAAAGCCGGTGAACCCGTCTGGTTTGGTTGTGATGTTGGACAGATGTCTGAACGCGAAGCAGGCATTATGGACGAAAATACCTACCAGTACGACTTAACTCTTGGCGAAGGCTTGAAGATGACCAAAGCTCAGCGCTTGGATTATGGTGAAAGCTTATTAACGCATGCGATGGTTCTAGTTGGGGTCAACTTAGACAACGATGGAAAACCATTAACTTGGAAAGTCGAAAACAGCTGGGGCGATAAGCCTGGTAGAAAAGGCGTTTTCTCTATGAGTGACAAGTGGTTTGATGAGTTTACTTATCAAGTAGCGGTAGACAAGAAATACGTTGCAGAAAAATGGTTGAAAGCTTTAGATGAGCCAGTAATTGAATTGGAGCCTTGGGATCCAATGGGCTCATTGGCCATGGTTAAATAA
- a CDS encoding type IV pilus twitching motility protein PilT gives MEPLDTILTAAYEKKASDVHLVVGSAPVFRIDGKLIPQTQTSLMPQDTKQFVKTIINQEMWETLEQKRDIDFSYSIAEIVRFRVNVFYQRGALSLAFRIISKEIPSVASLGLPDIAKKLVQQPYGLFLVTGPTGSGKTTSLAALIDYVNQTLNRHIITLEDPIEYLHEHKQSIIEQREVGSDTVSFKNGLRASLRQDPDIIFVGELRDMDTISTAITASETGHLVLGTLHTSDAAGSIERMIDVFPGGQRDQIRLMLANVLLGILSQRLVPTKKGDGRVAATEMLVNNTAIKNLIRAEKMHQISNVLQTSADQGMHTMEMSMKKLVEDKKIGRSHLVS, from the coding sequence ATGGAACCATTGGATACGATCTTAACAGCTGCTTATGAAAAAAAAGCTTCCGATGTACACCTTGTGGTAGGCTCAGCACCAGTCTTTCGGATTGATGGAAAGTTGATCCCGCAAACACAAACTTCTCTTATGCCACAAGATACAAAACAGTTTGTAAAAACAATTATTAACCAAGAGATGTGGGAGACACTAGAACAAAAACGAGACATTGATTTTTCTTATAGCATCGCTGAGATTGTTCGTTTTCGTGTGAATGTGTTCTACCAACGTGGCGCACTCTCACTTGCTTTTAGAATCATTTCAAAGGAAATTCCCAGTGTAGCAAGTTTAGGTCTACCGGATATCGCTAAAAAATTAGTGCAACAACCGTATGGCTTATTTTTGGTAACGGGTCCTACCGGAAGCGGGAAAACCACCTCGCTAGCGGCGCTAATCGATTATGTAAACCAAACGCTGAATCGACACATTATTACCTTAGAAGATCCTATCGAGTACTTGCATGAACATAAACAATCTATCATTGAACAAAGAGAAGTCGGATCCGATACCGTATCCTTCAAGAATGGTCTCCGTGCAAGTTTGCGCCAAGATCCCGATATCATTTTCGTGGGAGAGTTGCGCGATATGGACACTATCTCTACCGCTATCACAGCATCGGAAACCGGACATTTGGTTTTAGGAACGTTGCATACCTCAGATGCGGCAGGTAGTATTGAGCGAATGATTGATGTTTTTCCAGGTGGGCAACGCGATCAGATCCGCTTGATGCTAGCGAATGTTCTCTTAGGTATTCTATCGCAACGACTCGTGCCGACTAAGAAAGGCGATGGTCGCGTGGCAGCAACCGAAATGTTGGTCAATAACACCGCCATCAAAAATTTAATCCGAGCCGAAAAAATGCATCAAATCTCCAATGTACTACAGACATCCGCTGATCAAGGCATGCATACGATGGAGATGAGCATGAAGAAACTCGTCGAAGATAAAAAAATTGGAAGGTCTCATTTAGTGTCATAG
- a CDS encoding competence type IV pilus major pilin ComGC, with amino-acid sequence MRNKIKQVLKKEGGFTLVELLAVIAILALIVAISVPLVGNVVADSKTKTAKAQEELVIDAAKMYELQNTITGTTITTDQLKTAGYLESDFEGSYTVTKTKTGNKVDYTVSVGATTEDIPG; translated from the coding sequence ATGAGAAATAAAATCAAACAAGTGTTGAAAAAAGAAGGCGGCTTTACATTAGTGGAGTTACTAGCAGTTATTGCCATTTTAGCTTTAATCGTTGCTATCTCGGTTCCTTTGGTTGGGAATGTGGTTGCTGATTCTAAAACTAAAACAGCAAAGGCTCAAGAAGAATTGGTTATTGATGCAGCGAAAATGTATGAATTACAAAATACAATAACAGGTACAACAATTACTACAGATCAATTAAAAACAGCAGGCTATCTTGAGTCTGATTTTGAAGGTAGTTATACTGTAACAAAAACAAAGACTGGTAATAAAGTTGACTATACAGTATCAGTTGGAGCAACTACAGAAGATATACCGGGCTAA
- a CDS encoding GspE/PulE family protein yields MADFEKKKLGDLLKEAGLVTELQIVEALSLKKQDQKLGDLLVDQGYITEKQLLDALEIKLKLESVSLYQYPIDLSVLELVTKDFARSKLLLPIKKENTRLIVAMNDPLDFYAIEEIEFSTGYVVQPVIATQDDLLQTINRLYDSKEVNIDYIEGEDAPAVRIFNQLLETGVSLRASDIHLDQTERHVSVRYRVDGLLRNERPLPKTLMNSLVARIKIIAGLDVTETRLPQDGRISTNVLGKRVNLRVSTLPTIFGEKIVLRILDISNMFRKVEDIGLEKDILAAYQELIAQPSGLILLTGPTGSGKTSTLYGSINELNHPESNIITIEDPVEYQIEGINQVQVNTQIGLTFAAGLRSVLRQDPNIIMVGEIRDRETAENSVRAALTGHLVFSTLHTNSAIETIPRLLDMGIESYLIVSAISGVVAQRLVKTICKDCAETRKATPIEKEIFARRDQTIDTITFAKGCDACRHTGYRGRMAIHELIVITEEIKQLMMNQTSIQEIKQHIKEQGVRFLIDDGLLKVKAGKTTLEEILRVASINE; encoded by the coding sequence ATGGCAGATTTCGAGAAGAAAAAATTAGGAGATTTATTAAAAGAAGCGGGACTTGTAACGGAACTGCAGATTGTAGAAGCACTCAGCTTGAAAAAGCAGGATCAAAAATTAGGAGATTTATTAGTTGATCAAGGATACATTACCGAGAAGCAATTATTGGATGCGTTAGAGATTAAGTTGAAACTAGAAAGTGTCTCTTTATATCAATATCCGATTGATCTTTCTGTATTGGAATTGGTAACAAAAGATTTTGCGCGTTCTAAATTATTGCTTCCAATTAAAAAAGAGAATACGCGTTTAATTGTAGCGATGAATGACCCATTAGACTTTTATGCGATAGAAGAGATAGAATTTTCTACCGGGTATGTGGTCCAGCCAGTAATAGCAACACAAGATGACTTATTGCAGACAATCAATCGCTTGTACGACTCAAAAGAAGTGAATATTGACTACATTGAAGGGGAAGATGCTCCTGCAGTAAGAATTTTCAACCAATTATTAGAAACGGGTGTATCGTTACGTGCATCAGATATTCATTTGGATCAAACGGAACGTCACGTTTCGGTTCGGTACCGGGTAGATGGTTTACTTCGTAATGAACGTCCTTTACCGAAAACGCTAATGAACTCTTTAGTTGCTCGGATTAAAATTATAGCCGGACTGGATGTAACAGAGACCCGTCTCCCACAAGATGGCCGAATTAGCACAAATGTTTTGGGGAAACGAGTGAATTTACGGGTATCAACCTTACCAACTATTTTTGGTGAAAAAATTGTCTTGCGGATTTTAGATATCTCCAATATGTTCAGAAAAGTAGAAGACATTGGCTTAGAAAAAGATATATTAGCAGCTTATCAGGAACTGATTGCCCAGCCGTCGGGACTGATTTTATTGACCGGTCCGACAGGTTCGGGGAAAACGTCGACTCTCTATGGCTCTATCAATGAACTGAACCATCCAGAAAGCAATATCATCACAATTGAAGACCCGGTTGAATACCAAATTGAAGGGATTAACCAAGTTCAAGTCAATACACAAATTGGGCTGACCTTTGCAGCAGGCTTGCGTTCCGTCTTGCGTCAAGACCCGAATATTATTATGGTGGGAGAAATAAGAGATAGAGAAACGGCTGAAAACAGTGTGCGTGCGGCGCTGACCGGTCACTTGGTATTCAGTACGTTGCATACCAACAGTGCCATTGAAACTATTCCTCGCTTACTGGATATGGGAATCGAGTCCTATTTAATTGTCTCGGCTATAAGTGGTGTCGTAGCGCAACGTCTCGTTAAAACCATTTGCAAAGATTGTGCTGAAACACGAAAGGCAACACCGATTGAGAAAGAAATCTTTGCAAGACGCGATCAAACAATCGACACAATTACGTTCGCCAAGGGCTGTGACGCTTGCCGTCATACCGGATATCGTGGACGAATGGCTATTCATGAATTGATTGTGATTACAGAAGAAATAAAGCAACTGATGATGAATCAAACGTCCATTCAAGAAATCAAACAGCACATCAAAGAACAAGGTGTTCGCTTTTTGATTGACGATGGCTTGCTGAAAGTGAAAGCAGGAAAGACAACACTAGAAGAAATTTTACGAGTTGCTTCTATTAATGAATAA
- a CDS encoding type IV pilus modification PilV family protein, producing MKSWYKKHVKDLLSEEKGMTLVEILASILILSLVVTTFLSFFIQAAKTNNQTDTVNEATFIAQESIELLTYYSKTKSVEEALKMIETENAKEKSGFKVESNIFKKSDETLYTGTVNVSKEGKAYAQMETRLSFETAKEIKY from the coding sequence ATGAAAAGTTGGTATAAAAAACATGTGAAAGATCTATTATCAGAAGAAAAAGGAATGACTCTCGTGGAGATATTGGCTTCTATTCTAATCCTATCCCTTGTTGTCACAACTTTTTTGTCTTTTTTTATCCAAGCTGCTAAAACAAATAATCAGACTGATACTGTAAATGAAGCAACGTTTATCGCACAAGAATCTATCGAGTTACTTACCTACTACTCGAAGACAAAGAGTGTGGAAGAAGCGCTGAAAATGATTGAGACTGAAAACGCTAAAGAGAAATCTGGATTTAAGGTTGAATCAAACATTTTCAAAAAGTCTGATGAAACACTCTATACGGGAACGGTGAATGTGTCTAAGGAAGGGAAAGCTTATGCTCAAATGGAAACGCGGCTGTCATTTGAAACAGCAAAAGAGATCAAATATTAA